AGATGTAAAGGGCCATTAGTAAGAAAAACACTGAGTTGCGCTGTGTGAGAGAATAATTTTAAGTGGAAACAGGCACACTTACTATGGCCTGCCATTTGATGGTAtgcaataaaaagacaaaacaacacTATTTTTAGCACATGAGCTTTTTACCATGAGAAAATATcattagttgtttgtttgtttgtttgttttctcaaaaCTCATAATAAAAGAGACAAAATCAGTAACAGTTGTAAGTTGACAAGTAGAACATACACACTTTTCAATAACTTATGTTTCTGATTACGGATTTTTAAacacagaacaacaacaacagtgtgtTTCTTCCTGCCATCACTGATGGGGACATGAACTACACAACACTACCTGACTCTTAATCATGTTCTGCAAATAAAAGGTCCACAGTGTACACAAACAAATCTGGACACTTTAACATGCTAaatttgatgtttgtgtgtgtatatatatatatatatatatatatatatacattttctttttttcttttttttttaactgaggaatgtgattggttcaaccaaaaagtcaccagtGGGAGATGGATGTTGCTTTCAAATAAAAGGAAGGGTTCTGACACACactaaacaaacataaaaagcaaacacacacttgGCATACAAACTCAACGCAACAATACACTGAAGGTTTAacctttttgcaaaaaaaaagaaaaaaaaatacaactcaaaAAGTAACACACATTGTTCAGTTAGAACCCTGACTTGCATGACATTGTTACATGTGTTTTCAAAACTGGTGAAGAAGGTTAACCCTTAGTAGTAGTtgtggtaaataaataataatgtaaaaagcAGAAAGGCCACAGGTGTAACATCATCCCCTGCTCacctttgttttgatttgtcatGCTAATCACATCCGCTTAATTCCAGTGTTTGTGATGGATAAAATGGAATTAAATATGGTCGAGACGTATTCACTGTTTTCATTGGTAATTAAACGTTATCTTAGTCAACTTAACTTTGGTGTGCAGCCCTCTTACAATTCATATGTCATCAGTATAGTAGACCACAGCGTTGCATTTGGAAGTCTGCACTTTGTCTGCAGTCTTTCAGAAACTGACTTTGTCATTAAATGCCAATATTTATGTCAACATAGAAGTGCAATTTCTCTCTTCTGATCTCAAAACAAGCATCCATGTAGAGAAGTTACACGGATTTCTACAGTTCTGTTCAAATGCAGGAAATATGGCACACATTTTTGGCAAGTCTTTGGGTGCCACTTCCAACTtttgcagaaatgttttttctgcCTTCTTCTTCCCTTTTACTCCATCCAGGTGCAGTTATGGCTTCTTCAAACAATAGAGTCACTGAGGAGTAGTCACTTTTATTAAGACCTGGATTATCCATACTCCAAGTTCACCTTGTGCTCCTGAAAGTCCAAATACATGATTAGTAGCCTTTTTGTGAGTGAAAGACAAAACATCCGCAGAATTCTGTCAACTCACCTGGAATTCTGAAAGGGTTTACATTAGCATTGCTCTCATAGCTGCCTTGCTTATCCGTTTTCGATTCTTCCTCATCCTTCTCTTTGGATGTGCTGGAGGTCTGGGCCCTGCTGGATCTGTTGAACGTTGTTTGGTGGCCATTGGCGTTATCTCTGTGGggacaagaaataatgtatggattatttgtgttacaccaaaaaaatgtgtggtgggggggctttcatgtacagtataaccGCATTTTGGAGcttgaaaatgtaaagaaagtGTAAGTGTGTACAAACCAGTATGGAAGTGTGTCAGCCTTTTTCAAAAGCCTCTTTCACTCTGGCCATCTAAGCTATTGTCCCGTGTATAAGCTACCGATGTGCTATATATAGGAGGTTGAAGTTGACCCACAAATTCGCAAGCTTCTGAACCCAAATCAGAGGCATAACGGTCAGAAAGCCGCCAGCTGCGATCAGAGTATGTTAAACACCAGAGAGACCCACTTGTCCACGCCACTTTAACTTAAAGCAAGTGTCGTTGTCATGGTGATGTCACTACGCATCTAATTATGTTAATAGTGCAGCCAGCATCAGCTCTTTGAGCACGCACTTGTACCACAAAAGTCTTGCTTCGGTGAGTTCTGTCTGAAAAGAACAGGCAAATAAATGCCGGCTCTATTGTTACGCTTCTGATTACTgcaaatatttaactttttgcttCTCCAGCAAAGTATGTGTTAATattagaaaatgtatgtatggatcATAATAACTACTCTCGTAGCACTTTTCAAGGGACCCATTAACTATAGTGCTGTCCAAGGAGTGGTGTTACTTTTATTTGTCACACATTGGAGAGTTTTTAAAAGTGGTTTTAGGATTAGACTCGGGAGGATAAGCAGTTGGTGTGCAAGCATGTAGGCACTACACTGTAGTGTTTCTTTACCACTGGCCTGGTGAAAACTTTCAAGAATCCCattacaaaaacttttttttttacagagccATGAAATTGTTCCctaatacacaaaataaagtATGCTACTTGGGGGAGCAGTGAACTCTGTTGTACCTGGCCACGGTGCCGTTGTTGTTTGCAAGTAAGGATGTCTGCTACGTAGGAGGCGTTGCTCCTCCTCTCgtttcttttgctgttgttttagtATCTCCTTCTCTTGGTCCAACCTCTTGTGAAGCAGGAACAGCTCTTTTCTCTCCTCCTCTAACCTTTGCTGTGCAATCTGCAGAATTCTCACCTCCTCTGGAGTCTTGTTGTCTCTCCGCCTGGTCTGTTCCCGAGGGTCCGGGTTGGGTTCTTTGGTGGGTCTGAACCTGCTCCCAAACCTGCCAATGGCTTCCTCAATTGAACTCCACTTGGTTTGAGGTTTTTGAGTGACAGGCTTTGGAAATGCAGATTTTTCTTCCTGCCTAGATGGACTGTGTATTTGTGTACCTTCATTCCTGCCCTTTGGTCCATCAATAATCATTCCTTCAAGATTGATGAGCCCCACATTATCTTCTAACATTTTAGCCATGCCAACATGAGCCACTGAAGACAGAGTCTTGTTTCCTTCTGACATCCTTTCTTTGGTCTCCTTATTCTCCCTTTGGGTTTTAGTCTGCAGGAACCCTGTGGAGTTGTGTGTCCAGTGTGGGCCAATGAGAACAGACTCTTCAGGTAGAGATGATTCCTCTGCAGCCAGACTGTAGCCTTCGCCAGGCTCAGTGAACGTGTCTCCTCTGGAGCTCCAGTGTTGCTCCAGGAGGTCCACCAGGAGGGAACCCTGGTTCTGCTTCAGTTCATCCCACTGATGTAGCTCATCCTTGGTGTGCACCTTGACCTTGACCGTAAAAGTCAAAACAATCTTGTATTGAGTACTGAGTGATGCAATGGGCttgaacaatatatatatatatttttttaatgtacagtacctgTCTGTGTCCTTGGCTGAGCGTCTGGTTGCGATACTGGTCCTTGTGGCCGTGATGCCGGCGAGAGGATTTTCTCTTCAGTAGCTGCTGTCTTGGCATAGGCTGACATCGGCACTCCACGTGGTCCATTACTGACACCACCGCTTTAGCATAAGTGGgtcttttatttatgtattcaatCTTCATGACCTACAGAAGATGAGACGATTTACCCTTAATGATCTTACTTACACCTTGAGCAGACATGTATGATCGGTATGTACAGTGTGGTTGCTTGCCTGCAGATATCTGGTGTGTGTGACAAAAGGGACGCACTGCAGGCTTTTGGTGTTACAGCAACCAGAGCAACGCTGAACCTCAACGCATGGCGGCCATAGCAGGAAGTTAGCGTTGCTTCGATCTAACATTGCCCTGGTGACCTCCACTACCTCTGTGCGAACTTTACACACAGCCTGCTGGGCTGGCTGAGCAACTGAGGAAGGAGACCAAGACAATTGTGAGCCTGATAACTGACATTAGAATTAACATGAGGATAACTTATATTAATAACACTAGTTTGTTCAGTTGGATTCTGAAGATAATTGAGATGTTATTCTTACATAAGCgcatcaaatatatatatccagAAATTAATTCAAATCAGGAATGAATttctggatatatatatatatatatatatatatatatatatatataaaatgacatCATCCTCATTTCATATTAGACAGGATATTCCACAAGGCAACA
This Phycodurus eques isolate BA_2022a chromosome 16, UOR_Pequ_1.1, whole genome shotgun sequence DNA region includes the following protein-coding sequences:
- the pdgfbb gene encoding uncharacterized protein pdgfbb translates to MSSTVQLLLALLATCVRLGAAEGGPLPAALVELVRNSPISSIEDLQLLLLTDSVDEEEGNSAVNGGHRLPRSLVAQPAQQAVCKVRTEVVEVTRAMLDRSNANFLLWPPCVEVQRCSGCCNTKSLQCVPFVTHTRYLQVMKIEYINKRPTYAKAVVSVMDHVECRCQPMPRQQLLKRKSSRRHHGHKDQYRNQTLSQGHRQVKVHTKDELHQWDELKQNQGSLLVDLLEQHWSSRGDTFTEPGEGYSLAAEESSLPEESVLIGPHWTHNSTGFLQTKTQRENKETKERMSEGNKTLSSVAHVGMAKMLEDNVGLINLEGMIIDGPKGRNEGTQIHSPSRQEEKSAFPKPVTQKPQTKWSSIEEAIGRFGSRFRPTKEPNPDPREQTRRRDNKTPEEVRILQIAQQRLEEERKELFLLHKRLDQEKEILKQQQKKREEEQRLLRSRHPYLQTTTAPWPEITPMATKQRSTDPAGPRPPAHPKRRMRKNRKRISKAAMRAMLM